Within Paenibacillus sp. RUD330, the genomic segment TGCATCTTGACCCCGAAGGCGTTGGCGATCTGCCGGAACGTCATCTCCGTGTTCTGCAGGAACTGTGCGTCGGTCATGTCCAAAGCTATTGGAGTAAACTGATAGCCTATTGGCAGAAGCGAAATCCGATGGCTGTTGTCCAGCCCGGAGGACATGCTTTCGAACTGCTCTCGAAACACTTTCTTGGCTGGTTCATCCAGCGTGCCGGTATACTGGATCAGCCCCTTGGTTTGGAGCCCCTCTTTGTAAAAATTGTTGAGAAATTTCCCAGCCGATCCCGCGTTCTCCACGGAACACCGGAGATAATCCATTGTCCGGACGCCAACAAGCCCATCTAGGGTAATCGACCCCTTGAAGTGGAGCATTTCATCCGGCATCACCTTCCGTTTTTGGCCGCCGCCGAGATCGACTTCATACCACATGCGCGTGCGCTGGCTGAGGACCGTGCCCAAATTGTTTGTGATCAGACCGGCGTCATCAACCCAAACCTTCACCCGCTGCGAATCAATGGGCCAAAGCGCAACGACCGCTCCGGATTTGCGATCGAATTCAATGTTGGCGTAGGCATTTCCGAAAGCGCGATGCGCCTCCATGGTCTTCCAGAAGTCAGAAGCCGACATGAAAGGGTTAGGACGCAGCTTCAGGATTCGCGCAAGGCTATGCTTGGCAGCCTTGCCGATTCCCTGTTCATCCTCGCGGTAGACTTTCAAGGGCAGCTTGGAAAGCGAATCGGATAGGATTTTGACGCACGCGAACACCGTATCCACCTTCAGGGCGTTCCAGCCCTTCACGTTGATTTCACCCGGTTTGACGTCTAATCCGAGGTATTCGAGCAGCCTGCGATCCTGCAGCCCTATTTCCTCGGAACGCTTCTCCCGCCTCCGTAGCCCTGGTGGCCATAATTTCACATGTTCACCCCCTTCATCTCCGCCATAATTTCTTGAGGAATTCCTCTTCGCTGAACTCGGACACGTCCTCTGTATTCTCTTCGTTGAACATGGCTCGGACAAAGGCGTTGATGATGCAAGCAATCGGGTCGATCCGTTGCCTGGACTTGGCTTTGTCTAGCATGATGTTGAGGTTGGCGTCTGCTTTTGAGATAGCATTGCCGAGAGCCCATGCGATAACAGGATTTCCATCGTGAATGATCCGACCTTCAAGCACCGCGTCCCGGAATCCCTTTGTCGGTTCTCCAAGCGTCTTGATGCCCTGCCGGATCTCAACCGGCACAAAGCCCTCAGACTCCATGTCCTGAGCGAACTGAGTGGCGTTGTAAGGGTCGAAGCAGTTCTCCGTGATCTTCCACCCTTGCTTATCGATCTGATCAAGGACGTAAGCCTTAATGAACCGATAGTCTACGACAGAGCCCGGCGTCGTCGTTATCCAACCGTCCCTGACCCAGCGACTATAGGGAACCTTGTCCGTCTTCTCCTTCTGAGAGAGGGCGTTTTCCGGCATGAACGAGTGGCCTTTGACGGCATACCAACCATTTTCCAGCGGGAAGACGAAACCGACGCTCGTAAGGTCAATCTTAGAGGACAAATCGACTCCGAGGAATCCAGTCATCCCTTCGAGCGATGGGAACGGGCGCTCATCGCTGGCCGTGCATGCCTTCCAGCGGTCCGGGCGAACGAACTTCTTTTCGCCGGTGGCCATCCAAACGTTCATGTTCTTCGTGAGGAAGTCGTCCATCGCTTCCGGCTTCTCAAGCGCCTCCTGCAGCCTGGCGCGGATATTGTTGATGCCTGCCGGATAAGACGCTGCGATCGGGTTCGCCTTGATCCAGGCGGATTCATCGCGGATGTCGTCAATCAGATTTCCTTCTTCGTCCTTGTCCAGCTCATTCACCATAGCGTAATACTGTTCGTTCTCCGCTGGATCGTCCGGGTCCAGAAGCCGGGAAACGTAATCATACTCGACGCGGTAGCATGGGCCGTTGATGTCGCCGGCTGTCGTGATCGTCATCAGCAACGGCTGCGGCCGCGCCACCATGCCGGAGTCAAGGACGTCGTAAATCTCCGTGGTCTCATGGGCATGGTACTCGTCTATGATGGCCGCTTGAGGATTCAATCCGTCTCCGGTTTTCCCGTCATCTTTGGAAAGTGGACGGATGACCGACTCCGTCTTTAAATGGGTGATGCGGCCGTATGCTTCCTTCCATTTGCCGGCCAGCTCCGGGCAGTTGGCGAGCATTGCCTTGGATTCGCGGTACACGATCTTGGCCTGCTCGGTCTTCGTTGCCCCGATGTACACCTCAGACATGCCCTCGCCGAAGGCCATCGCCTCGTAGGTGGCGACGCAGCCAAGGGATTGCGACTTGGCATTCTTCCGGCCGACCTGCCAATAGGCCTTTCGGAACCGCCGATAGCCAGTTTCCGGGTCGATCCATCCGTAGATATTGCCGAAAACAAACACCTGAATGTCATGCGGTTCTATGCGCTGGTCCTTGAGGACGCCTTTGGTGTGCCGGAACAGGCTCATCCACTCAAAGAACCGCATCGCCTTGTCCTCGTCGAACACATAGGGGAAGGCGGACGTTCCGGACCGGTCAATGTCACGCAAGAACCGCTCGCATGCCTGTTTGTGCTTGACGCAGGCCGGAACGTCGCCCTTCAGGACATCATGGCAGTAATGGATCATCCAATGCTTCAATCCAAGCGTCATACGTCGCCAAACCTCGATTCGAAGGAAGATGGCTGCCCTTTCTCCGGCGCCTTCGGGACCACCAAACGACAACGGGAGGCAATGGTGAGACCAAGATCCGCAGCAGCTTGCCGGCATTGCTTGAATAACTTGTCCTGATTGAGGAGTAGGTCCGCAAATACAGCGCTCGCCACCTCAATCAAGGTCGTGTTAGGGATCTGTTCCCCGTCGATGTCGTCCGAATCTTTGACTTCGTATTGCCGCACCGGTTCCCGGTTGAGCAGCTGATCCGTCACCTTCAGGTAGAGAGCACGAGCAACAATGTACCGGGCCAGCGCATCCACGTCCAAATTGGAAATGATGCCGATTTTCTGGAGCTCAGCAGCGATTTTGTTGAATTCCCGCTTGTGTTCCTTGGACAAATAAGAAGGCGCCCGGACTTTGTCGGCGGGCGCCTTAATCTCTTGCTTCTCGCGTTCTTCAATTTCCTGTTTCGTCAGGTGCTTTTTGCCTTTGACGAGGAGTAGTTTGACCGGTTGCCTCTGACCTGCCATTTTCAGGACCTCCTATCATGGGAATTTTTCGTGGGGAACTTTTTTCAAGGAAAGCTGACCGGCGGTCTATAGGGTCCTACCTGAAATGTTTTTGGGGTGCCCCCGGGGGTCTGTAGTCGACTTGCTCATAACTGCTCCTGTTCATCGACAATCAGACCAAAGGACACCAGCCGTTGAAGTACCCTTTCTTTCATTGGTCCTTCGTTGAGATGTTCGTAAGCCATTATCATTGTGTCTGCCATCTCGACGTATATTTCCATCCCTTGAACGCTAATCACTGCTTGCAGGCCGTCGAATCCTTCCTCGTCAGTGATAGGGCCGTCAACTGCAGCAACTTCGATGACCGTCCACTTGCTCGCCGAAAACCTCGAATGCCATCCACCTGAGAGCCGTTGAGTCATGTCATGGCGCACGTAGTAGCGCTTGCCCAGCGTCTCAAGCGCCTGGCAAGCATTCAACATCTGCGCCTTATCCCTGAACTCCCTGCTAAAAGTCTCCATCCTTATTCCCCCTCAATGGGTGCTACTTCAACCCTGACAGCTTCCATGATTAGCTTCTCCAACATTCCTGTCATAGCTTGATTCATTAAATCCGGATGGGCGCCGCTGGCAACGGCTGCACGAGTAATGTTGCTCTGCGCTTCTACAAAAGGTTGAAACCATTCAGCCAGCCGAACATTCACTTTCACTTTCCCAACCCCGTTAACTTCATCCATCCAAACCACTCCTTTGTGGATAATATTGTGAATAAATCAGGGCTTCCTAACTCCACTTCCTCCGATGGGAGGAGGAAGTATATGGTAAGGCGCGATATACCGGTTTCCAGCAACCCGCTGCACCATGGCTTCCATGCGTTCCGTCTTCTCGTTCTCCCGCTTGCATCGTTCCTCTTGCTTTTGAAGCTCTGCGCGGAGCTTTTCCTCTAGTGTCCTGCCCAATAGGGCGTCCCTGATTCCGCGTCGAACGATTACCTTGTCCTGCTGGTTGATACCAGGAATATGCAGTTCAATGAGTGCCGTTCCTTCCCCGACATAGCGGACGCTGCGAATGCCCCATTCGTTGAGGCGAAATGTTTTAGCCATTACCGAACCCTCCATCCTCTCGTACAGTCTTCGAATCATGACACGACTTACACAGCGGCTGCCAGTTCCTTGTGTCCCAGAACAGCGCCTTGTCTCCCTTGTGCGGGATAATATGGTCGACAACGGTAGCCGCCGTGACGATGCCTCGCTGATAGCAATAGAGGCACATGGGATGCCGCTTCAGGTAGTCGGCCCGTGCCGCCCGCCATCGGGCATCGTATCCGCGCTTGCTGGCCGATCCCCGCTCCCGGTCGTACCGATGGCGGTCCTTTGTATGGTCGGTGCAGAATCGTTCCCTGGACAGTTGCCTGCAGCCGGTATGCCCACATGGCTTCAGCGGCCGCTCCGGCATATCAGATCAGACCTTCCGCATGCCAGGCGTCGAAGTATGACTTGTAACCCAGCTCTTCTCCCGTACGTGTCACGGATTCGCCGTTCCATTGGAACGTTTGCGGTCCCAGGAGAGCGAGGTACTTGTCCTTTTTCTTGTCGTCCTCGATCGAGGCGCCGAAGAAAGTGACGAATGTCTCGATATCGACCGATGCTCCCAAATCCCCCAATATGATTTGACCGTCAACGATCTTGGAGCCGAGTTTTTCGTTTACCCATTCCGTTGCTGATGCCGCCATTTTATATTCCTCCCTTTTCCTTTACATGAATGCTCTGCGTTTCAGTACAAATGTTCTAGCAACGGTGTCGTTGTTCTTCACGTAATTCCGGTAATAACGCATCCTCGCTTCGATCGATCCGCCAGCGCTCGCTGCATTTGTGAGCGTAGCCATCCCGACGGTGTGGAACTTGTTGCCGGTGTTCGCATCCGAAAACTGATGTTCGACATACCAAGATGTCGTAACTCCCGAAGTCTCGGCCGTCGTGACGAAAACCGACCTATGTCCATCCGTGTCATTCCAAGTCGGCTCCGTGTACGCAGCTCCTGCTGCTAAGGAAATCGTCACAAGGTCGGGTAGTTCTTTCGTCATCCCCACGAACCGAACGTTTCTGCTACCGTCAGGGTTGATTCCGTCCCCTTCGTTGGCAATCGTTCCATTCGTCCGATATAAATCGCCTCCACGAGGCGAATACCCATTTGCCATATTGCATCAACCTTCCTATTGTGAAATTCGGCCTTGCCGTCGTTCCTGTCGATTTCTCGGCTGCGGAGCGGCCTGCCGCAAAAACCAACGAATGAACCTCTTCATCTATTCACCTCCCCATTTAGGCATAAAAAAAAGCCCCGATGTGGGGCTTGCCGTGTTTTATTCGCGCTCTTCTTCTGGAATTCTTTGGCCGAAAATAAAAAGGTCTTGAGCCTCAGGGTCATCTTTGATCTTTTGTATGTATTCATTCGCTTGCTGGACAGCCTTTTCACTTCTCAAGGTAAAGAACTGTCGGCCATCTTGGAGAACAAACTTCAGCAGTTCAGGCTCCTCAGGGTTCTCTTCTTCAATGTAGTGGACGTCCTTGATATAAACGACTTGAAAATTCCCATCTTCATCTTCCATGAAATTAACGGCTTTCTCTGGTCCTGTATACCCAGTATTGTAAAGCCTTCGTTTTTCAACAGTCATTTCCTCGCCTCCCGCCTCGTACTTTCGACGCATACCCACTAATTCCCTTTAATCGATGATGCCGATCGGCGCTCAGCTAAGGCAGCTTATCAGGCTCCCTCTTTGGCGCAACACCCTCCCGGTTGGGTCGATCAACAGCATCGATTAAAGGGTGACGATTACTTGCGCTCGTCACAGGCGCTCCCGAGCCGAACCTTGTCCTGTTGGGATCACAGGTGAAAGGAGGAAAGGTTGAGCCGATGGGAATGTCAGTTGAGACTTCCCAAGGACTCCGCAGGCCGGCGTGATTGATGCTCCGGGGGAACGGAGAGAGCGGGTTCCCGGAATCGAACCAGGAAGGGCCAGTACCCGCATGAAAAGTCCGCTCCAGCTGAACCGAGTGAAACTCGACCGTCAACGCTGGAGCAGACAAGCAGAGGCTGCCCGGAGCAGCTTGCTGTATATGTGATGCACCGGCGAATCGCTATAGGTCCGGCCTATTACATCCGGCACATGTTCGGCGGGAGCGCGGCGCTTGTCACCGATAAAAAGCAGACGCCCGAGAATGGCTCCAAACAGGCGCTCTTAGTTTGACCCCTTCCAAGGAGAGGGAGAACGGGCTGGAACGCGAATTTGGGGCCATTCTGAGCGCCTGAGAAAGCATTGCGCCTGATGCTAGACCTACATCGGCGTTGAAGCAGCGATCACGAGAGGAGCTTTGCACCGGAATGTAAAAAGCCGACCACATTGGGCCGGCTGTCGGGTTAGAGCGTTCACGCTCCGTTGGTGTCTCTCTCGATATCTCACAATACCAATTTACCACGGACGGAACCAAACGGTTTAAGGGTCTTTGAAAACTTTTCGGAGGAAAAATTAAATAGTTTTTCAATTTGTCTTTCGCATCAAAGCATACATGGTGTATTATATGGACAGACAATGGTTGATACTGTATTTATACACTAAATTAAGGGAGTGTACATGCATGGTCGTTCGAGCTTCCAAGGGGATTGAAGCGCCGGTTCGCCAGAAGGTCGCGCTCTATATCCGAGTGTCATCGGAAGAGCAGGCTGTCAGCGGCTTCGGCCTTGACGTTCAACGCGAGCGCCTGACGGCCTTCGCAAAGTCCCAAGGCTGGGATGATGTTGAACTATATATGGACGATGGCTACACAGGGACCAACACGAACAGGCCAGCATTAAAGCGTCTCATCCGCCATGTTGAGGCAGGAAAGATTCATACAGTCGTAGTATATAAACTGGACCGTCTCGGTCGGAAGCAGAAAGACGTGCTTGAACTATTGGAGGACGTGTTTGAAAAGAATGGCGTTGCCTTCAAGTCAGCCACCGAACCGTTCGACACATCGACGCCGCTCGGGAAAGCCATGCTTGGGATCCTGGCCGTCTTTGGGCAGTTGGAACGCGACATGATTATTGAACGGACGACATCGGGCCGGCGCGAGCGAGTAAATCAAGGCATGTGGCACGGTGGCCGCATCCCCTTCGGCTACCATTGGAACAAGGAAGCAAAGGAGCTTGAAATCAAGCCGGATGAAG encodes:
- a CDS encoding phage portal protein, which gives rise to MKLWPPGLRRREKRSEEIGLQDRRLLEYLGLDVKPGEINVKGWNALKVDTVFACVKILSDSLSKLPLKVYREDEQGIGKAAKHSLARILKLRPNPFMSASDFWKTMEAHRAFGNAYANIEFDRKSGAVVALWPIDSQRVKVWVDDAGLITNNLGTVLSQRTRMWYEVDLGGGQKRKVMPDEMLHFKGSITLDGLVGVRTMDYLRCSVENAGSAGKFLNNFYKEGLQTKGLIQYTGTLDEPAKKVFREQFESMSSGLDNSHRISLLPIGYQFTPIALDMTDAQFLQNTEMTFRQIANAFGVKMHQLNDLSKATFSNVEQQQMAFYTDTQQPILTTYEQELTYKLFMDRELDAGYYSKFNIDAIVRADIKTRYEAYRTGIQAGFLMPNEARAKEEMGPAAGGDRLYANGNVIPLEMAGEQYVKGGEQAEPSGNDDEDQGEENPADPDGDQGDGSDGDGVE
- a CDS encoding terminase TerL endonuclease subunit, whose translation is MTLGLKHWMIHYCHDVLKGDVPACVKHKQACERFLRDIDRSGTSAFPYVFDEDKAMRFFEWMSLFRHTKGVLKDQRIEPHDIQVFVFGNIYGWIDPETGYRRFRKAYWQVGRKNAKSQSLGCVATYEAMAFGEGMSEVYIGATKTEQAKIVYRESKAMLANCPELAGKWKEAYGRITHLKTESVIRPLSKDDGKTGDGLNPQAAIIDEYHAHETTEIYDVLDSGMVARPQPLLMTITTAGDINGPCYRVEYDYVSRLLDPDDPAENEQYYAMVNELDKDEEGNLIDDIRDESAWIKANPIAASYPAGINNIRARLQEALEKPEAMDDFLTKNMNVWMATGEKKFVRPDRWKACTASDERPFPSLEGMTGFLGVDLSSKIDLTSVGFVFPLENGWYAVKGHSFMPENALSQKEKTDKVPYSRWVRDGWITTTPGSVVDYRFIKAYVLDQIDKQGWKITENCFDPYNATQFAQDMESEGFVPVEIRQGIKTLGEPTKGFRDAVLEGRIIHDGNPVIAWALGNAISKADANLNIMLDKAKSRQRIDPIACIINAFVRAMFNEENTEDVSEFSEEEFLKKLWRR
- a CDS encoding phage terminase small subunit P27 family, with product MAGQRQPVKLLLVKGKKHLTKQEIEEREKQEIKAPADKVRAPSYLSKEHKREFNKIAAELQKIGIISNLDVDALARYIVARALYLKVTDQLLNREPVRQYEVKDSDDIDGEQIPNTTLIEVASAVFADLLLNQDKLFKQCRQAAADLGLTIASRCRLVVPKAPEKGQPSSFESRFGDV
- a CDS encoding HNH endonuclease signature motif containing protein: MPERPLKPCGHTGCRQLSRERFCTDHTKDRHRYDRERGSASKRGYDARWRAARADYLKRHPMCLYCYQRGIVTAATVVDHIIPHKGDKALFWDTRNWQPLCKSCHDSKTVREDGGFGNG